In Erythrobacter sp. F6033, a single genomic region encodes these proteins:
- a CDS encoding TspO/MBR family protein — MNILASKAQLRASFLRWSLFLVPLTVLLGFTSGQFGSPDTAWFQSLNKPSIFPPPAAFGIVWSIIYVLIGFALAMVVSAWGAYGRGLAIIVFALHFIGNLAWTPVFFGMQNMTAALAVMGYVVVTLLGVMYVFWRVRKVAALLLVPYLCWGIFATVLNYQFIVENPDGGDTNESGAVESFKL, encoded by the coding sequence ATGAATATTCTGGCTTCCAAAGCGCAATTGCGCGCCAGTTTTCTGCGCTGGTCGCTTTTTCTGGTGCCGCTAACTGTGTTGCTTGGCTTTACCTCGGGCCAATTTGGCAGCCCTGACACTGCCTGGTTTCAAAGTCTGAACAAGCCTTCGATTTTCCCGCCGCCTGCTGCGTTCGGAATTGTCTGGAGCATCATATATGTGCTGATCGGATTTGCGCTCGCCATGGTCGTAAGCGCGTGGGGCGCATACGGGCGCGGTCTCGCGATCATCGTTTTTGCGCTGCATTTTATCGGCAATTTGGCTTGGACGCCGGTGTTCTTCGGCATGCAGAATATGACGGCGGCGCTTGCGGTGATGGGGTATGTCGTCGTGACGCTTCTGGGTGTGATGTATGTGTTTTGGCGGGTGCGTAAAGTCGCGGCACTCTTGCTTGTCCCCTATCTGTGCTGGGGCATTTTCGCGACGGTGTTGAACTATCAGTTTATCGTAGAGAACCCTGACGGGGGCGACACGAACGAGAGCGGCGCGGTAGAGAGCTTCAAACTGTAG
- a CDS encoding accessory factor UbiK family protein: protein MQSENPIIADFVKLANSAAGTMAGMTREAREGARERMREAMGGMDFVSREEFDTVKAMAQKAREQADALEAKVAELEAKLGK, encoded by the coding sequence ATGCAAAGTGAAAACCCGATCATCGCCGACTTCGTCAAACTCGCAAACAGCGCCGCTGGCACAATGGCCGGTATGACGCGTGAAGCCCGCGAAGGCGCACGTGAGCGTATGCGCGAAGCGATGGGCGGCATGGACTTTGTCAGCCGCGAAGAATTCGACACGGTAAAAGCGATGGCGCAAAAGGCCCGCGAACAGGCCGACGCTCTCGAAGCGAAAGTTGCCGAACTCGAAGCGAAGTTGGGCAAGTAA
- a CDS encoding prolyl oligopeptidase family serine peptidase, translated as MIRTSLLAATAFAAIPAAALAQDDGETFGGAKGADLSIEAMEPDGGDVTIGRAGEYPADIARYLLANGAGAANLSPDGKTIAFSWNVTGESEIWVMPATGGQPKQVTFKTGVQAPIWTPDGSSLFYSADRDGNEQPAYFALTPDGKTETEVLPAARGDFRIFGDFASDGSFIYASTARGAGVFDIYRGTTDGKSELIVESELGLAAESISPDGKYALVTERVGEDADNLYLLDLATKEMTTISKPPVEDRASHTIGGFEWSQDSGTFYFSTNTGREFGALSRYNIAEGKIATAFEPEADVENIELCGADDAIIAYTENRDGFDRLFVRNNTSGDEVPVEALPEGTYSLDCEGGDAPMLMVRVNGWKTPGEIWMIDPLTGAGNKVFEANLAGLDTSRLIRPKVVRYEARDGVELQGLLYLPQGADTGENAPPVVFSVHGGPSAQSQANFDAIAQYHVARGVAVFEPNVRGSTGLGRTYSTLDDRENRLDSVRDLVDLKNALAADGLIDGDRAAVMGGSYGGYAVNAVLAEFPGEFAAGVSLFGVADWVTALEIASPSLKAADKIEYGDITEDKWREYYTVNSPIRKANQITVPVLYSHGVMDPRIDIYETEVMVKTLRANGVEAPFIRIPDEGHGWRKLSNRLFYFRKQAEFIEEKLGVTEAE; from the coding sequence ATGATCCGCACTTCACTGCTCGCCGCTACGGCTTTTGCCGCCATTCCTGCCGCCGCGCTGGCTCAGGATGACGGAGAAACATTCGGCGGGGCGAAGGGCGCGGACCTTTCTATCGAAGCGATGGAGCCCGATGGCGGCGATGTCACGATCGGCCGCGCTGGCGAATATCCGGCGGATATTGCGCGTTATCTGCTGGCAAACGGCGCGGGCGCGGCGAACCTCTCACCAGACGGGAAGACAATTGCGTTTTCATGGAATGTGACGGGTGAAAGCGAGATTTGGGTGATGCCCGCGACTGGTGGACAGCCCAAACAGGTGACTTTTAAGACTGGCGTTCAAGCGCCGATCTGGACGCCTGATGGCTCCAGCCTGTTTTATTCAGCCGATCGCGATGGCAACGAACAGCCTGCCTATTTCGCGCTGACACCGGATGGCAAGACGGAGACCGAGGTGCTTCCCGCAGCGCGCGGCGATTTCCGCATCTTTGGCGATTTCGCCTCCGACGGCAGCTTTATCTACGCATCCACGGCGCGCGGCGCGGGCGTGTTTGATATTTATCGTGGGACGACGGACGGCAAAAGCGAGCTGATCGTGGAGAGCGAACTTGGCCTCGCTGCGGAGTCTATCTCCCCCGATGGCAAATATGCGCTGGTGACAGAGCGGGTCGGTGAGGATGCCGACAACCTGTATTTGCTCGATCTCGCTACGAAGGAGATGACAACCATCTCAAAGCCTCCGGTCGAAGACCGCGCGAGCCATACGATTGGCGGGTTTGAATGGTCGCAGGATTCGGGAACATTCTATTTCTCGACCAATACAGGCCGCGAGTTCGGCGCATTGTCGCGATACAATATCGCCGAAGGCAAAATCGCCACGGCATTCGAACCCGAAGCCGATGTCGAGAACATCGAATTGTGCGGGGCAGACGACGCGATCATTGCCTACACGGAAAACCGCGACGGGTTTGATCGCCTGTTCGTCCGCAACAACACATCCGGCGATGAAGTCCCCGTTGAGGCTCTGCCCGAGGGCACATACAGCCTCGATTGCGAAGGGGGCGACGCGCCGATGCTGATGGTGCGCGTCAATGGCTGGAAAACGCCGGGCGAGATATGGATGATCGATCCGCTGACTGGTGCCGGCAACAAAGTGTTCGAAGCGAACCTTGCCGGCCTCGATACGAGCCGCCTGATCCGCCCGAAAGTCGTGCGGTATGAGGCACGCGACGGGGTGGAACTTCAAGGACTTCTCTATCTTCCTCAAGGCGCTGACACTGGCGAAAACGCGCCGCCTGTCGTGTTTTCCGTCCATGGCGGGCCATCCGCGCAATCACAGGCCAACTTTGATGCAATCGCGCAATATCATGTGGCGCGCGGGGTTGCGGTGTTTGAACCCAATGTGCGGGGCAGCACGGGGCTAGGGCGCACTTACTCGACATTGGATGATCGCGAAAACCGGTTGGATTCGGTGCGCGACTTGGTTGATCTCAAAAATGCGCTGGCCGCCGACGGCCTGATCGACGGAGACCGTGCCGCAGTTATGGGCGGGTCCTACGGCGGATATGCAGTGAACGCGGTGCTGGCGGAATTTCCCGGTGAGTTTGCAGCAGGTGTCTCGCTGTTCGGTGTGGCCGATTGGGTGACCGCGCTCGAGATTGCGTCGCCATCGCTGAAAGCCGCCGACAAAATCGAATATGGCGACATCACCGAAGACAAATGGCGCGAATATTACACCGTCAATTCGCCGATCCGCAAAGCCAATCAGATCACGGTGCCGGTGCTCTACTCGCACGGCGTGATGGACCCGCGCATCGACATTTACGAGACCGAAGTGATGGTCAAAACGCTGCGCGCCAACGGTGTCGAGGCACCCTTTATCCGCATCCCCGATGAAGGGCACGGCTGGCGCAAGCTTTCCAACCGCCTGTTCTATTTCCGTAAGCAAGCGGAGTTCATCGAAGAGAAGCTGGGCGTTACCGAAGCCGAATGA
- a CDS encoding recombination protein O N-terminal domain-containing protein has product MNISAPALLIASWAHGETAAIARLLTEEYGLVAGYVAGGRGRQMRPVMIPGNKVALELRSKSDSQLPFARVELEESRGPWMTEPLPAAAITWACALSASTLPERNPYPSLYQALDGLLSAICAAPSARGWLGAMVTYEAMLLRELGYGGAKPEIDADLDAQIEIFRKLHKPIGQYLLVDAKTDVMAARVALGERLVRMTK; this is encoded by the coding sequence ATGAACATTTCTGCGCCCGCATTGCTGATCGCGAGCTGGGCGCATGGGGAAACGGCGGCTATCGCGCGCCTGCTGACCGAAGAATACGGTTTGGTCGCAGGCTATGTTGCGGGAGGGCGCGGGCGGCAAATGCGGCCCGTGATGATCCCGGGCAACAAAGTCGCGCTGGAACTGCGGTCCAAATCAGACAGCCAATTGCCGTTTGCCAGAGTTGAGCTGGAGGAAAGCCGCGGACCGTGGATGACCGAGCCGTTGCCCGCCGCGGCGATCACCTGGGCCTGCGCATTGTCGGCGAGCACTTTGCCCGAACGCAATCCGTATCCCTCGCTGTATCAGGCGCTCGACGGGTTGCTCTCCGCGATATGCGCTGCGCCATCTGCTCGCGGCTGGTTGGGCGCGATGGTGACCTACGAAGCGATGTTGCTGCGCGAGCTTGGCTATGGCGGAGCGAAACCGGAGATCGATGCCGACCTCGATGCTCAGATCGAGATATTCAGAAAACTCCACAAGCCAATCGGGCAGTACTTGCTTGTTGACGCTAAAACCGATGTTATGGCCGCTCGCGTCGCTTTGGGAGAGCGGCTCGTGCGAATGACCAAGTAA
- the leuB gene encoding 3-isopropylmalate dehydrogenase: MKIAVLPGDGIGPEVTREAVKVLEALDLPGLILFDGDVGGIAYKRHGMPLPQETLTIAKSCDAVLFGAVGDPDCDALDRHLRPEQAILGLRKELGLFANLRPAKVFEGLEHLSPLRPEIAKSLDIMIVRELTGDVYFGDKGQRGEGDARTGWDMMSYSAEEVRRIAHVAFRTSRARNNKLRVTSVDKANVLETSQVWRDAVRAAAEPHPDIELSHMYVDNAAMQIISNPDQFGVILTGNLFGDILSDLASAAVGSIGLLPSASVGERQTEYGTFGMYEPIHGSAPDIAGQDKANPMATVLSVAMMLRHSFGREAEAVRIEKAVEKALADGIRGGDLGGSHGCEEIGTAVRERL; the protein is encoded by the coding sequence ATGAAAATCGCGGTTTTACCCGGGGACGGGATCGGTCCCGAAGTCACACGCGAGGCGGTGAAAGTGCTCGAAGCGCTCGATCTGCCGGGCCTGATACTGTTCGACGGTGACGTTGGCGGTATCGCCTATAAGCGTCACGGTATGCCTCTGCCACAAGAGACGCTGACCATTGCGAAATCATGCGATGCGGTTTTGTTCGGCGCTGTCGGCGATCCCGATTGTGACGCACTGGATCGCCATTTGCGACCTGAACAGGCGATCCTTGGACTGCGCAAAGAGCTTGGTCTGTTTGCGAACCTGCGTCCTGCAAAAGTGTTCGAAGGGTTGGAGCACCTGTCACCGCTCCGCCCGGAAATCGCCAAGTCGCTCGACATCATGATCGTGCGCGAGCTGACCGGCGACGTATATTTTGGCGACAAAGGCCAGCGCGGTGAAGGCGATGCCCGGACGGGATGGGACATGATGTCCTACTCCGCCGAGGAAGTGCGCAGGATTGCGCATGTCGCCTTCCGCACGTCTCGCGCGCGCAACAACAAGCTGCGCGTGACCAGTGTCGACAAGGCCAACGTACTGGAAACGAGCCAGGTCTGGCGTGATGCCGTGCGGGCCGCTGCAGAGCCTCATCCCGATATCGAGCTGTCGCATATGTATGTCGACAATGCAGCGATGCAGATCATCAGCAATCCGGACCAGTTTGGTGTGATCCTGACTGGCAATCTGTTCGGCGACATCCTGTCCGATCTTGCCAGCGCGGCGGTTGGCTCCATCGGGCTGCTGCCCAGCGCCTCCGTAGGCGAGCGGCAAACGGAATACGGCACGTTCGGCATGTATGAGCCGATTCATGGCAGCGCGCCCGATATTGCGGGGCAGGACAAAGCCAATCCGATGGCGACAGTCCTGTCGGTCGCGATGATGCTGCGCCATTCCTTTGGCCGCGAAGCAGAGGCCGTGCGGATTGAAAAAGCGGTTGAAAAGGCTCTGGCTGACGGTATTCGCGGCGGCGATCTGGGCGGCTCGCACGGCTGCGAGGAAATTGGCACAGCGGTGCGCGAGCGCCTCTGA